From Sebaldella sp. S0638, the proteins below share one genomic window:
- a CDS encoding VIT domain-containing protein: MRKIFFMCILIFGIISANETSERIREQAPEVRAAVLKANGEKQVVLDSMKISAEIKDNISTTTYELTFYNPNNRILEGEFEFPLLNGQTVVGYALDINGKMRDGVVVEKEKARQTFEAIERQNIDPGILEKTKGNNYKTRIYPIPANGYRKIKITYEEILSGENDRVAYYLPLNYNNQVRDFSLEIKVPGQEIKPEFISKISGMDFDNSKTGYYTEINKKDFVPNQSIKFNIKSDKKEKVYTETKGKETYFLSSFSVNPGQKERKKSKKITLVWDTSNLGNNRNISEEMKFLDLYFKYLDNVDVTLVTFGNRVSKPESYKVSLGEWGKLKNKLEGLHYDGETRFQNLDFKKYKSDEIIFVTDGLLSYGKAWEETCGNCEFK; this comes from the coding sequence ATGAGGAAAATATTTTTTATGTGTATTCTGATATTTGGAATAATATCAGCCAATGAAACCTCAGAAAGAATAAGAGAACAGGCACCTGAGGTAAGGGCAGCAGTTTTGAAGGCAAACGGCGAGAAACAAGTAGTTTTGGACAGTATGAAAATAAGTGCCGAAATCAAAGACAATATTTCTACAACAACTTATGAGCTTACTTTTTATAATCCAAATAACAGAATATTAGAAGGAGAGTTTGAATTCCCGCTTTTAAACGGTCAGACAGTAGTCGGCTATGCTCTTGATATAAACGGAAAGATGCGGGACGGAGTTGTAGTGGAAAAAGAAAAGGCAAGACAAACTTTTGAAGCAATAGAGAGACAAAATATTGATCCCGGAATTTTGGAAAAAACAAAAGGAAATAATTATAAAACAAGAATTTATCCTATACCTGCCAACGGATACAGAAAAATAAAAATAACATATGAGGAAATTCTCTCAGGGGAGAATGACCGTGTGGCTTATTATCTGCCTTTGAATTATAATAATCAGGTGAGGGATTTTTCACTGGAAATAAAAGTACCGGGACAGGAAATAAAACCTGAATTTATATCAAAAATTTCCGGTATGGATTTTGACAATTCAAAAACAGGATATTATACAGAAATAAATAAAAAAGATTTTGTACCGAATCAAAGTATAAAATTCAACATAAAATCAGATAAGAAAGAAAAAGTGTATACAGAAACAAAGGGGAAGGAAACATATTTTCTGAGTTCTTTTTCAGTAAATCCGGGTCAGAAAGAGAGAAAGAAGAGTAAGAAAATCACACTGGTATGGGATACTTCAAATTTAGGAAATAACAGAAATATCAGTGAAGAAATGAAGTTTCTTGATCTGTATTTTAAGTATTTGGATAATGTGGATGTAACTTTAGTAACATTTGGGAACAGAGTATCAAAACCGGAATCATATAAAGTAAGTCTGGGTGAGTGGGGCAAATTAAAGAACAAGCTGGAAGGGCTTCATTATGACGGAGAGACAAGATTTCAAAATCTGGATTTCAAAAAGTATAAGAGTGATGAGATAATTTTTGTAACTGACGGATTGCTGAGTTATGGAAAAGCCTGGGAAGAAACCTGTGGTAACTGTGAATTCAAGTAA
- a CDS encoding DUF2135 domain-containing protein, translating to MEKPGKKPVVTVNSSKAADENYLRAAALQTSGKYIDLNTGNAEKAVENMKSENYRLISYNYNKNDIAEVYPPVWEGNSEDFSFAGKIKKEKAEITVNFGYGDVITETRKVFINSIEESAGISRLWAGKKIGELNKDYENNRSEIVKTAKEYGIVTNDTTLIVLDRINDYVRYEIVPPVELQEEYFRLSEKGKKEKADEKKSALGESVKILGEIKKWYKKDFQIKPDEEKVSKSVRNSELITSGIGSSSYTERENRGTLNVGISSEGVSFGIESLGNITIDGKNAGINYKTKANSTIKVKAWSPDEVYLKELENTPKNEMMEKYFELKKEYSDQPSFYIDVADYLLKNEMPDEALQVLSNVSEMKLESPELLKAYGYKLLELNKPAETVEVFKELVKIKGEDPQSYRDLAMAYERNGDYQEALNTYYIVLSRNWDGRFTQVKDVVLKEMNRLIVMHPKLNVSDIDRRLIYPMPLDIRVTLEWTADNSDVDLHFIDPFGEIGYYGRRLTRIGSRLSGDITQGFGPEEFALKKAADGTYIVKVKYFGDSRQNLAGPITLRVVMYTNYGTKKEKSEEIMVRVKSKKEMLEIGELLFQK from the coding sequence ATGGAAAAGCCTGGGAAGAAACCTGTGGTAACTGTGAATTCAAGTAAAGCGGCAGATGAAAATTATCTTAGAGCGGCAGCACTTCAAACAAGCGGGAAATATATCGACTTAAATACCGGGAATGCAGAAAAAGCTGTCGAAAATATGAAAAGTGAAAATTACAGATTAATATCATATAATTATAATAAAAATGACATAGCAGAAGTTTATCCTCCTGTATGGGAAGGGAATTCTGAAGATTTTTCTTTTGCGGGAAAAATAAAAAAAGAAAAAGCAGAAATTACGGTAAATTTTGGATACGGGGATGTAATTACCGAAACAAGAAAAGTTTTTATAAACAGTATTGAGGAAAGTGCCGGGATCAGCAGACTGTGGGCTGGCAAGAAAATTGGTGAACTGAATAAGGATTATGAAAATAACAGAAGTGAGATAGTAAAAACAGCAAAAGAATACGGGATTGTAACTAACGATACTACTCTGATAGTTTTGGACAGGATAAATGACTATGTAAGATATGAAATTGTTCCGCCTGTGGAATTACAGGAAGAATATTTTAGATTAAGCGAAAAGGGGAAGAAAGAAAAAGCAGATGAGAAAAAATCAGCTTTGGGTGAAAGTGTGAAAATACTCGGAGAGATAAAGAAGTGGTATAAGAAGGATTTTCAGATTAAACCAGATGAAGAAAAAGTTAGTAAGAGTGTAAGAAATTCGGAGCTAATTACTTCAGGTATAGGAAGTAGTTCATATACTGAGAGAGAAAATAGAGGGACGCTCAATGTGGGAATATCAAGCGAGGGTGTTTCATTTGGAATAGAGTCACTTGGTAACATAACCATTGATGGAAAAAATGCCGGAATAAACTACAAAACCAAAGCGAACAGTACAATAAAAGTAAAAGCATGGTCACCGGATGAAGTGTATCTGAAAGAACTGGAAAATACACCTAAAAATGAGATGATGGAAAAATATTTTGAATTAAAAAAAGAATATTCAGATCAGCCGTCTTTTTATATAGATGTAGCAGATTATCTGCTGAAAAACGAAATGCCGGATGAAGCATTGCAGGTATTGTCGAATGTTTCAGAAATGAAACTGGAAAGTCCGGAATTATTGAAAGCATATGGCTATAAACTGCTTGAGCTGAATAAACCTGCTGAAACAGTGGAAGTATTTAAGGAACTGGTAAAGATAAAAGGAGAAGACCCGCAGTCATACAGGGATCTGGCTATGGCTTATGAGAGAAACGGCGATTATCAGGAAGCCCTTAATACATACTATATAGTTTTGAGCAGAAACTGGGATGGAAGATTCACACAGGTAAAAGATGTAGTATTAAAAGAGATGAACAGACTGATAGTAATGCATCCGAAACTGAATGTTTCAGATATTGACAGAAGACTTATTTATCCTATGCCTTTAGATATAAGGGTAACGCTGGAATGGACTGCTGATAATTCTGATGTAGACCTACATTTCATTGATCCTTTTGGAGAAATAGGATATTACGGGAGAAGACTGACAAGAATAGGGAGCAGACTTTCAGGAGATATAACACAGGGATTTGGACCGGAGGAATTTGCTTTAAAGAAGGCAGCAGACGGAACATATATAGTAAAAGTCAAGTATTTCGGAGACAGCAGACAAAATCTTGCGGGACCGATAACATTGAGAGTGGTAATGTATACTAATTACGGTACAAAAAAAGAAAAATCAGAAGAAATTATGGTAAGGGTAAAAAGTAAAAAAGAAATGCTTGAAATAGGAGAATTATTATTCCAAAAATAA